One Edaphobacter flagellatus genomic region harbors:
- a CDS encoding c-type cytochrome has product MSKTPAILLSAASLLCATIVSLGVHAKPVSAHMQEPNLQRDTQAPSTNRSHVFLGLGREPDAAAAKRGGPLYKQNCSACHGESARGGIGPNLVRSVLVLHDDSDEEISRVIEKGRAGTSMPPFPSLSATDRRDIAEYLHWEIEQAANRGLYKNADTMSSGDAEKGKSFFAANCANCHSTTGDLAHIATKYPQPAAMLARIAWPTSRMAPRQATVTTPDGQKLTGTLAHYDDFETTLKAGDGKTTTWATDTVNVDISDKLAGHRALLPKYSDDDLHNLTRYLLTLK; this is encoded by the coding sequence ATGTCGAAGACTCCAGCGATTCTGCTGTCGGCAGCAAGCCTTCTCTGTGCCACGATCGTCTCGCTTGGCGTTCATGCGAAGCCGGTCTCGGCCCATATGCAGGAGCCTAACCTGCAACGCGATACGCAAGCCCCGTCGACCAACCGTTCGCATGTCTTTCTTGGTCTGGGCCGCGAGCCGGACGCGGCGGCGGCCAAACGCGGCGGCCCTCTGTACAAGCAGAACTGCTCGGCCTGCCATGGTGAAAGTGCACGCGGCGGAATAGGTCCAAATCTGGTGCGCTCGGTGTTGGTGCTGCACGACGATTCAGACGAAGAGATCAGCCGCGTTATTGAAAAAGGGCGAGCGGGAACCAGCATGCCACCCTTCCCCAGTCTGTCGGCGACAGATCGCCGCGACATTGCCGAGTATCTGCATTGGGAGATCGAGCAGGCGGCGAACCGCGGCCTCTATAAAAATGCCGATACGATGTCGAGCGGCGATGCGGAGAAGGGCAAGTCGTTCTTCGCGGCCAACTGCGCGAACTGCCATTCGACGACGGGCGACCTCGCACACATTGCGACAAAGTATCCGCAGCCCGCGGCGATGCTGGCGCGCATCGCATGGCCCACAAGCCGCATGGCTCCTCGTCAGGCGACGGTAACGACGCCCGATGGCCAAAAATTAACAGGAACGCTCGCGCACTACGACGACTTTGAGACGACGCTGAAGGCAGGCGACGGTAAAACAACCACCTGGGCGACCGATACCGTCAATGTGGATATCTCCGACAAGCTTGCCGGTCATCGCGCTCTCCTGCCGAAGTATTCCGACGACGATCTGCACAACCTTACCCGTTATCTGCTGACACTGAAATGA
- a CDS encoding alpha/beta fold hydrolase: MSQYRNVKISMCTAIIAAVISCCAHAQTKAGAVPYGANPAAGHYLHADDVNIYYETYGNGGTPLVLLHGGLYGYIEEFNELIGELSKHRRVIAIATRGHGRSEIGAEPFSYALLARDAFAVIRHETNGKVDVLGFSDGAVTSYELASGHPELIRRLVAIGGPRKFADWTPGAQKEFKDAKASDVERDSPDFVSARKKLMPQPERWLEFVDRVNTMESGPVYVTDAQIQSIQAPTLIVAGDHDPYNQITKIVELFQLLPKGELAIIPGCGHVVLACKGNFTITAAEDFLDRPEK; encoded by the coding sequence GTGAGCCAATATCGAAACGTAAAAATAAGCATGTGCACAGCGATTATTGCCGCCGTGATCTCGTGCTGTGCGCACGCACAAACCAAGGCAGGCGCGGTTCCGTATGGAGCGAATCCGGCAGCAGGACATTATCTGCACGCGGATGACGTCAATATCTACTACGAGACTTATGGGAACGGTGGAACTCCGCTCGTGCTGCTGCATGGCGGATTGTATGGATACATCGAAGAGTTCAATGAGCTGATCGGCGAATTGAGCAAGCATCGTCGCGTGATTGCGATCGCTACGCGCGGTCATGGCCGATCGGAGATAGGAGCAGAACCCTTCTCCTACGCGCTGCTTGCCAGGGATGCCTTCGCTGTTATCCGCCATGAGACAAATGGCAAGGTAGATGTGCTGGGATTCAGCGATGGCGCCGTAACATCCTACGAGCTCGCCAGTGGGCATCCGGAGCTGATACGGCGACTGGTGGCCATCGGTGGGCCTCGAAAGTTTGCCGATTGGACTCCCGGCGCGCAGAAGGAGTTCAAAGATGCCAAGGCCTCCGACGTGGAAAGGGATTCACCTGATTTTGTCTCTGCCCGGAAGAAGCTGATGCCTCAGCCAGAGCGATGGCTGGAGTTCGTCGATCGTGTGAACACTATGGAGTCGGGCCCCGTTTACGTGACCGATGCGCAGATTCAGTCGATCCAGGCTCCAACCCTGATCGTCGCAGGCGATCACGACCCATACAACCAGATCACGAAGATCGTAGAGCTATTCCAGCTATTGCCCAAAGGAGAGCTGGCAATCATTCCTGGCTGCGGCCATGTAGTACTTGCCTGCAAAGGAAACTTCACCATTACTGCCGCCGAGGACTTCCTCGATCGGCCGGAAAAGTGA
- a CDS encoding Vgb family protein, giving the protein MPALVAVAFIGCGNPPTRPAASAPVTTPTAPGGSNSTTTVGTLFTTAQSTDGTSLGGKQYIVGAHIYLFAANTSAWGGSSISLLNPAGSGVSVDATGAYVTSSSTGAFSFTGLYSCTPGDQVYVYASNGNPGSGANNPVIGMFAVFGTCPASGNFAGAISAFTINEVTTVSTAYALAGFMSDPTHVASGPSANAKRGLANAFAAYNNLVDLESGVAKANNDSGNGFIPQAKINAIANLLVPCVNSTGSNAACVSLFSNTRPSTSVPAPSNTAQAVLNMAHNPALNVPALFTLASATSPYQPTLSAAPNDWTLSITFFSDNMPGPYFPAVDSQGNLWVPGYASDNITKFDPLGNVVYAWNGGGIKQPFAVAIDSQDDPWVVNFIPNAATVSRYDNNGTPLSSTAFACAATCFFPAFDTAGNLWVSGTDHTNVFSSSGSQTSSFATDAYTSGIAIASNGSAWTLGHGGSLYHLTPSSAPAKFTQSLTAASGNDLTPVAIDSSDNVWFASARNSTLGKADPNGSLLSPASGYTGGGLKGPAGIAIDGANRVWVVNRDGNSISEFASDGTALSPSIGLGTDSYTAQGVNVGISGPRGIAIDPSGNVWVSNFTYNSVTELVGAATPVATPIKPTNHGQRP; this is encoded by the coding sequence ATGCCTGCACTGGTCGCCGTTGCCTTCATCGGCTGCGGCAATCCGCCTACGCGACCTGCGGCGAGTGCCCCTGTCACCACACCCACGGCTCCTGGCGGTTCGAACTCCACGACCACCGTCGGCACACTGTTTACCACCGCTCAAAGCACGGACGGAACATCACTTGGCGGCAAGCAATATATTGTCGGCGCCCACATCTATCTCTTCGCGGCGAATACCTCCGCCTGGGGCGGGAGCAGTATCTCGCTGCTGAACCCCGCGGGCTCTGGTGTCTCCGTGGACGCTACCGGGGCCTATGTCACCAGCTCCAGCACCGGGGCCTTTAGCTTCACCGGACTTTACAGCTGCACGCCCGGAGACCAGGTCTACGTTTACGCCTCGAATGGAAACCCCGGCAGCGGAGCCAATAACCCGGTTATCGGCATGTTTGCCGTCTTCGGCACCTGCCCGGCTTCGGGGAACTTTGCCGGTGCGATCTCGGCCTTCACGATTAATGAGGTCACCACGGTCTCCACAGCCTATGCGCTGGCCGGATTCATGTCAGATCCGACGCATGTCGCCTCTGGTCCTTCGGCCAACGCGAAGCGCGGGCTGGCCAACGCCTTCGCCGCCTATAACAATCTTGTCGATCTCGAAAGCGGCGTAGCAAAAGCCAATAACGACTCCGGCAACGGATTTATCCCGCAGGCCAAGATCAACGCCATCGCCAACCTTCTCGTGCCCTGCGTCAACTCCACCGGCAGCAATGCGGCCTGCGTCAGTCTCTTCTCGAACACACGGCCCTCCACCTCGGTTCCGGCTCCGTCCAACACGGCGCAGGCCGTGCTGAACATGGCGCATAACCCCGCGCTCAACGTGCCGGCGCTCTTTACGCTTGCTTCGGCGACCTCGCCGTATCAACCGACGCTCAGTGCAGCACCCAACGACTGGACGCTGTCGATCACCTTCTTCTCCGACAACATGCCCGGACCTTACTTCCCGGCCGTAGACTCGCAAGGCAATCTCTGGGTCCCTGGCTATGCTTCGGACAATATCACCAAGTTCGACCCGCTTGGCAACGTCGTCTATGCATGGAACGGTGGCGGTATCAAACAGCCCTTCGCCGTCGCCATCGATTCCCAGGACGATCCCTGGGTCGTCAACTTCATTCCGAATGCGGCGACCGTCTCGCGCTATGACAACAACGGCACGCCTCTTAGCTCCACGGCTTTTGCCTGCGCGGCGACGTGCTTCTTCCCGGCCTTCGACACGGCAGGCAATCTGTGGGTCTCCGGCACGGACCACACCAACGTCTTTAGCTCCTCGGGCTCCCAGACCTCCAGCTTCGCTACGGACGCCTATACTTCCGGCATTGCCATCGCATCGAATGGTTCGGCATGGACGCTGGGCCATGGCGGCTCGCTGTACCATCTGACGCCCTCTTCGGCACCCGCGAAATTCACGCAGTCACTCACGGCTGCCAGCGGAAACGACCTCACTCCCGTCGCTATCGATTCTTCCGACAACGTCTGGTTCGCCTCTGCCCGCAACAGCACGCTCGGCAAAGCCGATCCCAACGGCTCGTTGCTTTCGCCTGCATCCGGCTACACCGGCGGTGGGCTCAAAGGGCCGGCAGGCATCGCCATCGATGGGGCCAATCGCGTCTGGGTCGTCAATCGCGATGGCAACTCCATCTCGGAGTTCGCCTCGGACGGCACAGCGCTCTCGCCCTCCATCGGCTTGGGAACCGACAGCTATACGGCACAGGGAGTCAACGTCGGTATCAGCGGCCCGCGCGGCATCGCCATTGACCCCTCCGGCAATGTGTGGGTCTCGAACTTCACCTACAATTCCGTCACGGAGCTGGTTGGCGCAGCAACTCCCGTCGCAACTCCCATCAAGCCCACCAATCACGGTCAGCGCCCTTAG
- a CDS encoding acido-empty-quinoprotein group A, translated as MKLTRLRSLALAALLSAPALAVQSLAAQTLDPKTLTLFHQPADVWPTYHGDYSGRRFSEITQINQKNIAQLKTKWKYKITGIPPLRGSGPLVIKSTPLMVDGVLYFTIPDHVFAVDARTGKEKWRFDFEDHGGHVLGQRGVGMYGKWIYFLTPDGWFISLDSATGKERWRKKVADEKLQYFTTMAAVIVKNHVIIGIGGDAMDVRGYLESRDPETGELQWQWWAEPLKMGDPGSETWPNQAAMDHGGGMTWLPGTYDPELNLIYWGTGNTNPVFAGQGRKGANLYTDSIVALNPDTGKLAWYFQASPHDTHDWDNVETPVLFDMEIDGKPRKLLAQAARCGYFFVLDRTNGKYLVSKPFTKTANWAKGIDERGQPIPDPGKEPHVDGSMVDIATGGATNWPPPSYSPQTQLFYVNASEGYSVAYLYDTSSDPQGYGGGSSGWFDPASSLIALDVKTGDVKWKHTAKGLGGEGGMSGGILTTGGGLLFTGDSRRLAAFDSANGKILWSEKLDSSMSNGPSTWVLDGKQNVIVGAGDTLYALTLDGK; from the coding sequence ATGAAGCTGACTCGACTTCGATCGCTTGCACTTGCCGCCCTGCTCTCGGCCCCAGCACTGGCCGTGCAGAGTCTGGCCGCGCAGACCTTAGACCCGAAGACGCTGACACTCTTTCATCAGCCTGCCGATGTGTGGCCGACGTATCACGGCGATTATTCGGGCCGTCGGTTCAGCGAGATCACGCAGATCAACCAGAAGAACATCGCGCAGTTGAAGACGAAGTGGAAATACAAGATCACCGGTATCCCTCCGCTGCGTGGTTCGGGCCCGCTGGTCATCAAATCGACGCCACTGATGGTGGATGGCGTGCTTTACTTCACGATTCCCGATCACGTCTTCGCCGTCGACGCGCGCACTGGCAAGGAGAAGTGGCGGTTCGATTTTGAGGATCACGGTGGACACGTGCTGGGTCAGCGCGGCGTAGGCATGTACGGCAAGTGGATCTACTTCCTTACGCCCGACGGCTGGTTCATCTCGCTCGACTCAGCAACCGGCAAGGAGCGCTGGCGCAAGAAGGTCGCCGACGAGAAGTTGCAGTACTTCACGACGATGGCCGCGGTGATTGTGAAGAACCACGTCATTATCGGCATCGGCGGCGATGCGATGGACGTGCGCGGCTATCTCGAATCGCGCGACCCCGAGACGGGCGAGCTGCAGTGGCAGTGGTGGGCGGAGCCGCTGAAGATGGGCGATCCCGGTTCGGAGACCTGGCCGAATCAGGCGGCAATGGATCATGGCGGCGGTATGACATGGTTGCCTGGCACATATGATCCTGAGCTGAATTTAATCTACTGGGGCACCGGTAACACGAATCCGGTCTTCGCCGGACAGGGACGCAAGGGCGCGAATCTTTATACCGACTCGATCGTTGCGTTGAACCCCGACACCGGCAAGCTGGCATGGTACTTCCAGGCTTCGCCACACGACACGCACGACTGGGACAATGTCGAGACGCCCGTGCTCTTTGACATGGAGATCGACGGCAAGCCGCGCAAACTCCTTGCTCAAGCCGCGCGTTGCGGATACTTTTTCGTGCTCGACCGCACCAATGGCAAGTACCTGGTCTCGAAGCCGTTTACGAAGACAGCCAACTGGGCGAAGGGTATCGACGAGCGTGGCCAGCCGATTCCGGATCCCGGCAAAGAACCTCACGTAGACGGCTCGATGGTAGACATCGCAACAGGAGGCGCGACGAACTGGCCTCCGCCAAGCTACAGTCCGCAGACACAACTTTTCTACGTGAATGCAAGCGAAGGCTACAGCGTTGCGTATCTCTACGACACCTCGTCCGATCCGCAGGGGTACGGCGGAGGCAGCTCCGGCTGGTTCGATCCTGCGTCGTCGTTGATTGCGCTCGATGTGAAGACCGGCGACGTAAAGTGGAAGCATACGGCGAAGGGTCTCGGCGGGGAAGGCGGTATGTCGGGCGGCATTCTGACAACGGGTGGCGGTCTGCTGTTTACCGGCGACTCGCGACGTCTGGCTGCCTTCGATTCCGCGAATGGAAAGATTCTCTGGTCAGAGAAGCTGGACTCCAGCATGAGCAATGGGCCTTCAACCTGGGTGCTCGACGGCAAACAAAATGTAATCGTTGGTGCGGGCGATACGTTGTACGCGCTGACATTGGATGGAAAATAA
- a CDS encoding ComEC/Rec2 family competence protein codes for MQTRRRFLMNGAASLIALDGWRNSSLLAEGKGDVLSPWKPGMLDIHHISTGRGNSALMVMPDGTTMLIDAGALNRNTPYVIDPKPDGSRRPGEWIGRYIQRQLKAAGLNGVDAFMNTHLHDDHLGELTPECPDAPGGGYKLTGITDVAALVPIRRFVDRGWPDYNYPAPVDAPFVKNYRAFLAAQVKAGRTVERFKPGSNTQFGLMQRAGSYKNFEIRNLIANGEIWTGEGSSTKKLFPDVAGMKAADLPSENCCSCAIRVRYGKFAYYTGGDLPSGTNYGSDPWRDVETPTAQMCGPVSVAVMNHHGYFDADGPGYLRTLRPRALVIMAWDSAHPTVNTLAGVYSKSIYPGERDVFATALKPELKITNKRTADFKSSNGHVVVRVEEGGERFRIAVVSNADESNRVMSSFGPYVSMG; via the coding sequence ATGCAGACACGACGCAGATTTCTGATGAATGGCGCGGCTTCGCTGATAGCGCTTGATGGCTGGAGAAACTCCTCCCTGCTGGCTGAAGGTAAAGGCGATGTGCTGTCGCCGTGGAAGCCGGGGATGTTGGACATCCATCACATTTCGACCGGACGTGGAAACTCAGCGTTGATGGTGATGCCGGACGGCACGACCATGCTGATCGACGCAGGCGCGTTGAACAGAAATACGCCGTATGTGATCGATCCGAAACCGGATGGCTCACGGCGTCCGGGCGAGTGGATCGGCCGTTACATCCAGCGACAGTTGAAAGCGGCGGGACTCAATGGCGTGGATGCGTTTATGAACACGCATCTGCATGACGATCATTTGGGAGAACTGACGCCAGAGTGCCCCGACGCTCCGGGTGGCGGCTACAAGCTGACGGGAATCACCGATGTGGCGGCACTGGTGCCTATACGCCGGTTTGTCGATCGTGGCTGGCCGGACTACAACTATCCCGCTCCTGTTGATGCTCCGTTTGTGAAGAACTACCGCGCATTTCTTGCTGCGCAGGTAAAGGCAGGTCGCACGGTAGAGCGATTCAAGCCGGGATCGAATACGCAGTTCGGACTGATGCAACGTGCCGGAAGTTACAAGAACTTCGAGATACGCAATCTGATTGCGAACGGCGAAATATGGACGGGAGAAGGCTCGTCGACGAAGAAGCTGTTTCCTGACGTTGCTGGAATGAAGGCTGCAGACCTGCCCTCGGAGAACTGCTGCTCCTGCGCGATCCGGGTGCGTTACGGCAAATTCGCCTACTACACCGGTGGCGACCTGCCTTCAGGTACGAACTACGGCAGTGATCCGTGGCGTGATGTGGAGACGCCAACAGCACAAATGTGCGGACCGGTAAGTGTGGCGGTGATGAACCATCATGGCTACTTCGATGCGGACGGCCCGGGCTATCTGCGCACGCTGCGGCCGAGAGCCCTGGTGATCATGGCGTGGGATTCCGCGCATCCAACGGTGAATACGCTGGCCGGTGTCTATAGCAAGTCGATTTATCCCGGCGAGCGCGATGTGTTCGCAACGGCTCTGAAGCCGGAGCTGAAGATTACGAACAAACGTACAGCGGATTTCAAAAGCTCAAACGGTCATGTAGTGGTGCGTGTCGAAGAAGGCGGCGAGCGCTTCAGAATCGCCGTAGTGAGCAATGCCGACGAGTCCAACCGCGTGATGAGCAGCTTTGGGCCATATGTGAGTATGGGTTGA
- a CDS encoding c-type cytochrome codes for MRRVMLLCGGLAVAAAAAWIGESVSSPRAEVHAAQAAPAATPEMLAKIAEGSSQFQQKCSFCHGRDAGGGETGPDLTRSKLVLEDVNGNKIGEVVRTGRAGKMPPFDLSSAEMDAIAAFIHAQQAKAKAEGGRRGVNVEDLQTGNVAEGKAYFEGAGTCAKCHSATGDLAHIATKYQGLQLEQHMLYPRDAKSKATVTLPSGQVVSGTVQLHDEFFLGIVLADGTYRSWPVDKIKYTIDAPHEAHAKLFPHYTDADIHNLMAYLQTLR; via the coding sequence ATGCGGAGAGTGATGCTGTTGTGCGGTGGTCTGGCTGTAGCCGCTGCGGCTGCGTGGATAGGTGAGAGTGTCTCTTCGCCGCGCGCCGAGGTTCACGCGGCGCAGGCTGCGCCTGCTGCAACGCCGGAGATGTTGGCAAAGATTGCCGAGGGTAGTTCGCAGTTTCAGCAGAAGTGTTCTTTCTGCCACGGACGCGATGCCGGCGGCGGCGAAACCGGCCCGGACCTTACACGATCGAAGCTCGTACTTGAAGATGTGAATGGCAACAAGATCGGTGAGGTCGTGCGAACAGGCCGTGCGGGCAAGATGCCTCCATTCGATCTTTCCAGCGCAGAGATGGACGCCATTGCGGCCTTCATTCACGCGCAGCAGGCCAAGGCGAAGGCCGAGGGCGGACGCCGTGGCGTCAACGTCGAAGATCTGCAAACGGGCAATGTAGCTGAAGGCAAGGCGTACTTCGAAGGCGCAGGCACCTGCGCGAAGTGCCACTCGGCCACCGGTGATCTCGCGCACATTGCGACGAAGTACCAGGGCCTGCAGCTTGAGCAGCACATGCTCTATCCGCGCGATGCGAAGAGCAAGGCGACGGTAACGCTGCCCTCAGGCCAGGTGGTTAGTGGAACCGTCCAGTTGCATGACGAGTTCTTTCTCGGCATTGTGTTGGCCGACGGGACCTATCGTTCGTGGCCGGTGGACAAGATCAAGTACACCATCGACGCTCCGCACGAGGCACACGCCAAGCTGTTTCCTCATTACACCGATGCGGACATCCACAACCTGATGGCATACCTGCAGACGCTGCGCTAA
- a CDS encoding acido-empty-quinoprotein group A — protein MMNTWKSKVCVWTLAFGSASAAVAQLPDQATLLHPGADSWPTYHGDYTGQRHSKLTQITPKNVGSLTLAWAFQTRSQMELKSSPLLVDGILYFSVPDSVFAVDARSGHLVWHYTYPPNKGSHIGQRGVAAYKGSIYFLSPDCHLVALDAKTGKERWRVEIGDVAKGYWTSMAPLVVGNHVMVGVSGDFDNLRGYMKSFDAETGKEQWTWYSTPADRTGGMTWMTGTYDPDLNLVYWGTGNPTPVLTAVTRPGDGANTCSIVALNPDTGQLAWSFSVSPHDTHDWDATEVPVLIDGPFQGQQKKMLIQASRNGYFVVLDRTNGKSLLTTPYSPVNWSLGLDKDGRPIPNPAKDPAPDGRLIAPDEGGATNFRSPSFDPKTGLLIVPAREAYSIYFSKPADGTYGWSGADYGVWEKGVLKAIDYRTGKIRWEHETGVSTTSGILTTDSGITFTGDFHDNALALNTADGKTLWHANTGAMISTSPTTYELDGRQYVLTGSGGVLFAWTLPEGTK, from the coding sequence ATGATGAACACATGGAAGAGCAAAGTTTGTGTTTGGACGCTGGCATTCGGCTCTGCTTCGGCTGCTGTTGCACAGTTACCGGACCAGGCAACGCTGCTGCATCCCGGTGCTGACAGCTGGCCGACCTATCACGGTGACTACACCGGCCAACGGCACAGCAAGTTGACGCAGATCACGCCGAAGAATGTCGGCTCGCTGACGCTCGCATGGGCGTTTCAGACTCGCTCGCAAATGGAACTGAAGTCCTCGCCGTTGCTCGTCGACGGTATCCTTTATTTCTCTGTGCCCGATAGTGTCTTTGCTGTCGATGCGCGCTCGGGCCATCTGGTTTGGCACTACACGTATCCGCCGAACAAGGGATCGCACATCGGGCAGCGTGGTGTGGCGGCGTACAAAGGATCGATCTACTTCCTCTCGCCCGATTGCCATCTGGTCGCGCTCGATGCCAAGACCGGCAAGGAGCGCTGGCGCGTCGAGATCGGCGATGTGGCGAAGGGATACTGGACATCGATGGCTCCGCTCGTCGTCGGCAATCATGTGATGGTTGGCGTTTCGGGCGACTTCGACAATCTGCGCGGCTACATGAAGTCCTTCGATGCCGAGACAGGCAAGGAGCAGTGGACTTGGTATTCGACTCCCGCCGACCGCACCGGCGGCATGACGTGGATGACCGGGACCTATGATCCCGACCTGAACCTTGTCTACTGGGGTACTGGCAACCCGACGCCTGTGCTGACCGCCGTAACGCGCCCCGGCGATGGGGCAAACACATGTAGCATCGTCGCGCTGAACCCAGACACGGGCCAGCTTGCGTGGTCGTTCTCCGTCTCGCCGCACGACACACACGATTGGGATGCCACCGAGGTTCCGGTACTGATCGACGGGCCGTTCCAGGGACAGCAAAAAAAGATGCTGATCCAGGCCTCGCGCAACGGCTATTTCGTCGTGCTTGATCGCACGAACGGCAAGTCGCTGCTGACAACTCCCTATAGTCCGGTGAACTGGTCGCTCGGTCTCGACAAGGATGGCCGGCCGATTCCGAATCCCGCGAAAGATCCTGCTCCCGACGGACGTCTCATTGCGCCTGACGAGGGCGGAGCCACCAACTTCCGCTCGCCCAGCTTCGACCCCAAGACCGGCTTGCTCATCGTTCCCGCGCGCGAGGCGTACAGCATCTACTTTTCGAAGCCCGCCGATGGCACCTACGGCTGGTCCGGAGCCGACTATGGCGTGTGGGAGAAAGGCGTCCTCAAGGCGATCGACTATCGCACTGGCAAGATTCGTTGGGAGCATGAGACAGGCGTCAGCACGACCTCTGGTATTTTGACGACCGACTCGGGCATCACTTTTACCGGCGATTTTCACGACAACGCGTTGGCTCTGAACACTGCCGACGGCAAGACGCTGTGGCATGCCAACACCGGCGCGATGATCTCAACCTCGCCGACAACCTACGAGCTCGACGGCAGACAGTATGTACTGACCGGCAGTGGTGGGGTGCTCTTCGCCTGGACGCTGCCCGAAGGTACGAAGTAG